The following are encoded together in the Panicum virgatum strain AP13 chromosome 6K, P.virgatum_v5, whole genome shotgun sequence genome:
- the LOC120639308 gene encoding protein transport protein SEC31-like, with product MANGGGAVVGNTGKRLPSKLQWSRKTIFLASGLNLAVYTILGSFSGRGAGPRHPLTLQPSDQAIKQREPSDWDPRGSHPLNREPGARKCSGTHTTSASPPSALQPRRLPSGHRTPPSLLSGRDVARAPNCLPGREGGEPAAKEQPRRSARRAAVPSRWSSLAGATRCRPSAWAAARAPLGRRPHLGLAPWPRGLQSGPPLATALRVAPPAALEEAPTKGRQYNPWPPSRHSGQPLATALGATGHAGGGRRLRPKVGSIPCRAAPSWSCSGPPPPRRAPARQRPRPPEARAPVTTRGERDRDPATGPSSGRDQGREREIDRERESGEGLSQGRAHGTTRSPRPRRPPPRATGLAA from the exons ATGGCGAACGGTGGCGGCGCGGTAGTGGGCAACACTGGCAAGCGACTTCCTTCCAAGCTGCAATGGTCCAGGAAGACTATCTTCCTCGCGAGCGGCCTCAACCTCGCAG TATATACGATTCTCGGATCATTCTCtgggcggggagcgggtccacGTCACCCGCTAACTCTCCAGCCGTCGGATCAAGCTATCAAGCAACGTGAACCATCAGATTGGGATCCTCGCGGGTCGCACCCGTTAAACCGTGAACCGGGCGCTCGCAAATGCTCTGGAACCCACACCACCTCCGCCTCACCGCCTAGCGCGCTTCAGCCGCGGCGCCTCCCGTCGGGCCACCGCACGCCGCCGAGCCTCCTGTCGGGCCGCGACGTCGCGCGCGCGCCGAACTGCCTGCCGGGCCGCGAAGGAGGAGAACCCGCCGCGAAGGAACAGCCGCGTCGATCTGCCCGCCGTGCAGCCGTACCGAGCCGCTggtcctccctcgccggcgcgacCCGGTGTCGGCCCTCCGCCTGGGCCGCAGCTCGCGCTCCACTTGGCCGCCGGCCGCACCTTGGCCTGGCCCCATGGCCGCGGGGCCTCCAGTCCGGACCGCCGCTGGCCACAGCCCTCCgcgtggcgccgccggccgcgctggAGGAGGCCCCAACCAAAGGGAGGCAGTATAAcccgtggccgccgagccgccactCCGGCCAGCCGCTGGCTACTGCCTTGGGCGCCACCGGCCACGCTGGAGGAGGCCGGAGACTACGTCCAAAGGTAGGCAGCATTccttgccgcgccgcgccttcgTGGTCCTGCtcgggaccgccgccgccgcgccgcgcccccgctCGGCAGAGGCCTCGCCCGCCGGAGGCCAGAGCTCCAGTCACGACCAGGGGGGAGAGAGACAGAGACCCCGCcaccggcccgagctccggtcgcgaccaggggagagagagggagatagatagagagagagagagtggggaggGACTGAGCCAGGGGAGGGCGCACGGCACCACGCGCAgccctcgcccgcgccggccgccgccgcgcgcgacaGGACTGGCAGCGTAG
- the LOC120639309 gene encoding uncharacterized protein LOC120639309, which produces MSLLVPIVVALALGFTVVAGGCPGAHRNMTIEAACREACGAAPAPAPAPARAMYQLCIDSLRDDDGSVDDKTGEYAYRAAWRALWAYLDTMGRAWHFLRNAELAAGEEKAAYAFCVGGRYQDAEAAMDKVQSRLPEHCGPDTGGEYKRALRDVAACRDRVAKLPSSPLLAMVEADYNRTILAYLLGKLIGVN; this is translated from the coding sequence ATGTCTCTCCTCGTCCCGATCGTCGTGGCTCTCGCTCTCGGTTtcaccgtcgtcgccggcggctgcCCCGGCGCCCACAGGAACATGACCATAGAGGCAGCCTGCCGCGaggcgtgcggcgcggcgccggctccggctccggctccggcgaggGCAATGTACCAGCTCTGCATCGACTCGCTGCGCGACGACGACGGATCGGTCGACGACAAGACCGGCGAGTACGCGTACCGCGCCGCGTGGCGGGCGCTGTGGGCGTACCTCGACACCATGGGCCGGGCGTGGCATTTCCTCCGGAacgcggagctcgccgccggcgaggagaaggcggcgtACGCGTTCTGCGTTGGTGGCAGGTACCAAGACGCCGAGGCGGCCATGGACAAGGTCCAGAGCAGGCTGCCGGAGCACTGCGGCCCCGACACTGGCGGCGAGTACAAGAGGGCGCTGCGCGACGTGGCGGCGTGCCGAGACCGTGTGGCCAAGCTGCCGTCATCGCCACTGCTCGCCATGGTTGAAGCCGACTACAACAGGACCATCCTGGCTTACCTGCTCGGTAAATTGATAGGTGTAAACTAG
- the LOC120711252 gene encoding serine/threonine protein phosphatase 2A 57 kDa regulatory subunit B' theta isoform-like, translating into MIKQILGRLPKKPAKSGEKELAGAGTSLPSPTADARTTTDLTMSSRLVNPSSYASTVTNPGQNYAARSAGAGACVSNGFTASAGYEALPSFRDVPASEKPSLFLRKLAMCCVVFDFTDPTKDVKEKEIKRQTLLELVDYITSATGKFPEPVVQEVIKMVSINLFRAPTPAPRENKVLESFDLEEEEPVMDPAWPHLQIVYELFLRFIQSPETDAKLAKRYIDHGFIIRLLDLFDSEDPREREYLKTILHRIYGKFMVHRPYIRKAINNIFYRIIFETEKHNGIAELLEILGSIINGFALPLKEEHKLFLVRALIPLHKPKCVAMYHQQLSYCVTQFVEKDCKLADTVIRGLLKYWPITNSSKEVMFLGELEEVLEATQPAEFQRCMVPLFRQIARCLCSSHFQVAERALFLWNNDHIEGLIKQNSKVILPIIFPALERNTKGHWNQAVQSLSLNVRKIFMDHDPTLFEECRKKFEEEEAQEASKKLKREAIWKRLEEIALSKSAQ; encoded by the exons ATGATTAAGCAAATCCTCGGCCGTCTTCCCAAGAAGCCGGCGAAGTCCGGCGAGAAGGAGTTGGCCGGAGCGGGCACGTCGCTGCCCAGCCCGACGGCCGATGCAAGAACCACCACGGATTTGACCATGTCTAGCAGGCTCGTCAATCCCAGCAGTTATGCCTCCACGGTCACAAATCCCGGCCAGAATTACGCGGCCAGGAGCGCCGGCGCTGGTGCCTGCGTCAGCAACGGGTTCACGGCCTCGGCCGGGTACGAGGCGCTCCCGAGCTTCCGGGACGTACCGGCGTCCGAGAAGCCCAGCCTGTTCCTCAGGAAGCTGGCCATGTGCTGCGTGGTGTTTGACTTCACGGACCCGACCAAGGatgtgaaggagaaggagatcaaGAGGCAGACGTTGCTTGAGCTGGTGGATTATATCACCTCTGCCACGGGGAAGTTCCCGGAGCCCGTTGTCCAGGAGGTCATCAAGATGGTGTCTATAAATTTGTTCAGAGCCCCAACCCCTGCTCCGAGAGAGAACAAGGTGCTCGAGTCATTTGACTTGGAGGAGGAAGAGCCTGTCATGGACCCTGCATGGCCTCACTTGCAGATTGTATATGAACTGTTCTTGAGATTTATTCAGTCTCCTGAGACAGATGCAAAGCTGGCCAAGAGGTACATTGATCATGGTTTTATTATCAGGCTTCTTGATCTCTTTGACTCGGAGGATCCTAGGGAGAGGGAGTACTTGAAAACAATACTTCACAGGATATATGGCAAGTTCATGGTGCACCGTCCATACATCAGGAAGGCAATTAATAATATCTTCTACAGGATCATATTTGAGACAGAGAAGCATAATGGAATTGCAGAGCTGTTAGAGATTTTGGGGAGTATAATTAATGGCTTCGCTTTGCCGCTCAAGGAAGAGCACAAATTGTTTTTGGTCCGAGCATTGATTCCACTCCACAAACCAAAATGTGTTGCCATGTACCATCAGCAACTTTCATACTGTGTCACTCAGTTTGTTGAGAAAGATTGCAAGCTTGCTGATACTGTTATAAGGGGTTTACTGAAGTATTGGCCCATCACAAATAGCTCGAAGGAGGTGATGTTTTTGGGTGAGCTAGAGGAGGTACTAGAAGCTACTCAGCCAGCAGAATTCCAGAGGTGTATGGTGCCTCTTTTCCGTCAGATCGCCCGTTGTTTATGCAGTTCCCATTTTCAG GTGGCAGAGAGAGCTCTCTTTCTATGGAACAATGACCATATTGAAGGTTTGATCAAACAGAATAGTAAGGTGATACTGCCCATAATCTTCCCTGCGTTAGAACGAAATACAAAAGGCCATTGGAACCAGGCAGTTCAAAGCTTGAGTCTAAATGTTCGTAAAATATTCATGGACCATGACCCCACACTGTTTGAGGAGTGTCGAAAGAAGTTTGAGGAAGAGGAAGCTCAAGAAGCTAGCAAGAAGTTGAAACGTGAGGCTATATGGAAGCGACTAGAAGAAATTGCCTTGTCAAAATCTGCTCAGTGA
- the LOC120711254 gene encoding protein NONRESPONDING TO OXYLIPINS 2, mitochondrial-like isoform X2, with translation MASLCRAAAAAATTVVRSAGLRSRSPAERLFQAARYPLAAPHIRRPVVAAALASLESLMPLHSAVAAARLRSCIAADSACWSCLSQGLIKRI, from the exons ATGGCGTCcttgtgccgcgccgccgccgccgccgccaccaccgtcgtGAGGTCTGCGGGGCTCCGGTCGAGATCCCCGGCGGAGAGGCTGTTCCAGGCGGCGAGGTATCCTCTCGCGGCACCGCACATCCGCAG GCccgtcgtggcggcggcgctggcgagcCTCGAGTCGCTCATGCCGCTGCAcagcgcggtggcggccgcgcggctGCGGTCCTGCATCGCCGCCGACTCGGCGTGCTGGAGCTGCCTCTCCCAAG GTTTGATCAAGCGCATCTGA
- the LOC120711254 gene encoding protein NONRESPONDING TO OXYLIPINS 2, mitochondrial-like isoform X3 has product MASLCRAAAAAATTVVRSAGLRSRSPAERLFQAARYPLAAPHIRRPVVAAALASLESLMPLHSAVAAARLRSCIAADSACWSCLSQDFALPR; this is encoded by the exons ATGGCGTCcttgtgccgcgccgccgccgccgccgccaccaccgtcgtGAGGTCTGCGGGGCTCCGGTCGAGATCCCCGGCGGAGAGGCTGTTCCAGGCGGCGAGGTATCCTCTCGCGGCACCGCACATCCGCAG GCccgtcgtggcggcggcgctggcgagcCTCGAGTCGCTCATGCCGCTGCAcagcgcggtggcggccgcgcggctGCGGTCCTGCATCGCCGCCGACTCGGCGTGCTGGAGCTGCCTCTCCCAAG
- the LOC120711254 gene encoding protein NONRESPONDING TO OXYLIPINS 2, mitochondrial-like isoform X1 yields the protein MASLCRAAAAAATTVVRSAGLRSRSPAERLFQAARYPLAAPHIRRPVVAAALASLESLMPLHSAVAAARLRSCIAADSACWSCLSQDFALPR from the exons ATGGCGTCcttgtgccgcgccgccgccgccgccgccaccaccgtcgtGAGGTCTGCGGGGCTCCGGTCGAGATCCCCGGCGGAGAGGCTGTTCCAGGCGGCGAGGTATCCTCTCGCGGCACCGCACATCCGCAG GCccgtcgtggcggcggcgctggcgagcCTCGAGTCGCTCATGCCGCTGCAcagcgcggtggcggccgcgcggctGCGGTCCTGCATCGCCGCCGACTCGGCGTGCTGGAGCTGCCTCTCCCAAG ACTTTGCTCTCCCACGGTAA